One genomic region from Sphingobacterium sp. UGAL515B_05 encodes:
- a CDS encoding carbonic anhydrase, giving the protein MENKDLKIGFDNIIKGNKEWMEFVKNDASGRFQQLAKGQNPEILWIGCADSRVPANELTGTKPGEVFVHRNIANMVIHSDMSMLSVLDYAVNVLKVKHVIIAGHYGCGGVAASLSRKQYGIIDNWLGHIKDVYRLHSEEIDAIQEHDKKVDRLIELNVQEQVFNLCATSIIQNAWKERNDLAVHGMIINIGTGELIDQHCTFTNNDELGEVFAYK; this is encoded by the coding sequence ATGGAAAATAAAGATTTAAAAATAGGATTTGACAATATCATAAAGGGAAATAAAGAGTGGATGGAATTCGTAAAGAATGACGCTTCGGGACGCTTCCAACAACTTGCTAAAGGTCAAAATCCGGAAATTCTTTGGATCGGTTGTGCAGATAGCCGTGTACCCGCAAATGAATTGACAGGTACAAAGCCGGGGGAAGTTTTCGTTCACCGTAATATTGCCAACATGGTCATTCACTCGGATATGAGTATGCTTTCCGTATTAGACTATGCCGTGAATGTGCTGAAAGTAAAACATGTGATTATCGCTGGTCACTATGGCTGCGGTGGTGTTGCGGCTTCTTTAAGCCGCAAGCAGTATGGTATTATCGACAACTGGTTGGGCCATATCAAGGATGTTTATCGTTTACACAGCGAAGAGATCGATGCGATCCAGGAACATGATAAAAAAGTAGATCGTTTAATCGAGCTCAACGTACAAGAACAGGTTTTCAATCTTTGTGCGACGTCGATTATCCAAAACGCATGGAAAGAGCGTAATGATCTTGCAGTACATGGAATGATTATCAATATCGGCACGGGAGAATTGATCGATCAACACTGTACCTTTACCAATAATGATGAGCTAGGTGAAGTCTTCGCTTATAAATAG
- a CDS encoding SulP family inorganic anion transporter — translation MFGTRTSAFLKLSKRDLKYDFPASVVVFLVALPLCLGIAMASGAPLFAGLLTGVIGGIVVASISKSPLSVSGPAAGLTVIVLGAIQSLGAYETFLLAVVIAGVVQVILGILKAGMIGNYFPSAVIVGMLAAIGITIIMKQIPLALGLVETHAFEMDNGHGIGAYFDTIASAINFGALIICALSLAILIFWPSIPKLNKVPAPLVVVILGVSLAYFFNGSALQLHDKQFVLVPIVGSFAEFTGLFTLPDFTQIVNKDVWIAAFTIAIIASLETLLSIEAVDKIDPYKRNTPTNRELVAQGIGNMTSGLLGGLPLTSVIVRSSANVNAGGKTRQSAIMHGMWLLVAMLAIPTMLNMIPLACLAAILLHTGYKLAKPSLFTSMYKKGLDQFIPFFVTIVAIVFTDLLMGVGIGIVVATFYILRANMKNAFKYNIEKDNEEDKAVITLAEEVSFLNKVPIQQKLYSLPKSISKIRIDGTFSKFIDKDVIEVIKDFEQNARSKGKDIELLQVVYKKPSP, via the coding sequence ATGTTTGGAACTCGTACGTCGGCTTTTCTGAAACTATCGAAAAGAGACTTAAAATATGACTTCCCTGCTAGTGTTGTGGTGTTTTTGGTGGCACTTCCATTATGTTTGGGAATTGCAATGGCCTCTGGTGCGCCATTGTTTGCAGGATTATTGACTGGTGTAATTGGTGGAATCGTTGTCGCTTCAATCAGTAAATCACCACTCAGTGTAAGTGGGCCAGCTGCTGGCCTAACAGTAATTGTCTTAGGTGCTATTCAGAGCCTAGGCGCATATGAAACCTTTCTACTTGCCGTCGTGATCGCAGGTGTAGTGCAGGTCATTCTTGGTATATTAAAAGCCGGGATGATCGGCAATTATTTCCCTTCAGCGGTCATTGTAGGTATGCTTGCCGCGATCGGCATCACAATTATCATGAAACAGATTCCTTTGGCATTGGGTTTAGTCGAAACACATGCCTTCGAAATGGACAATGGACATGGTATTGGCGCCTATTTTGATACGATCGCCTCTGCGATCAACTTCGGTGCATTGATCATCTGTGCACTATCATTGGCAATCCTCATCTTCTGGCCATCTATTCCAAAGCTTAATAAGGTTCCGGCCCCATTGGTTGTCGTGATTCTGGGTGTAAGCTTAGCTTATTTTTTCAACGGATCAGCGCTCCAATTGCATGATAAACAATTTGTTTTGGTCCCTATTGTAGGTTCTTTTGCTGAATTCACCGGATTATTTACCCTACCGGACTTCACACAGATTGTCAACAAAGACGTGTGGATAGCTGCATTTACGATTGCAATTATTGCAAGTCTAGAAACCTTATTGAGTATCGAGGCGGTTGATAAAATAGACCCTTACAAAAGAAATACGCCAACCAACCGTGAACTCGTTGCACAAGGAATTGGTAACATGACCAGCGGACTTCTAGGCGGTCTACCCTTAACATCCGTTATCGTACGCTCATCAGCAAACGTCAATGCAGGTGGAAAAACGAGACAGTCTGCTATCATGCATGGTATGTGGCTATTGGTCGCTATGCTCGCTATCCCAACAATGCTGAATATGATTCCTTTGGCCTGTTTAGCGGCTATCCTTCTCCATACAGGATATAAATTGGCTAAACCAAGTCTATTCACCTCGATGTACAAAAAAGGCTTGGATCAATTTATCCCATTTTTTGTCACCATTGTAGCGATCGTGTTTACTGATCTCCTTATGGGTGTAGGAATAGGTATTGTCGTGGCGACATTCTATATTTTGAGAGCAAATATGAAAAATGCTTTCAAATATAATATTGAAAAAGACAATGAAGAAGATAAGGCTGTCATTACATTAGCGGAGGAAGTATCCTTTTTGAACAAGGTTCCGATCCAACAGAAATTATACAGCTTACCAAAATCTATCAGTAAGATCCGCATCGATGGAACATTCAGTAAATTTATAGACAAGGATGTCATCGAAGTCATAAAAGATTTTGAGCAGAATGCGAGAAGTAAGGGAAAAGACATCGAGCTTTTGCAGGTTGTCTATAAAAAACCCTCCCCATAA